A window of the Phycicoccus sp. M110.8 genome harbors these coding sequences:
- a CDS encoding matrixin family metalloprotease yields the protein MRLSLRALAAALAPVALVAAASVAAPQAASGATTSYKLAYASLPNGTKPVLRWNPCQTAITWKVNLASVPAASRTTVLNETKSAVARISTATRIRFSYKGTTSEVPQPGSAAKQSAEIIIAWTTPAKTRYSLTGATAGQGGFSYAWASRWVNGRTTYTYAAQRGFVVLDTPQAFAQLRGGFGSGLRRTNLLMHELGHVMGLQHVSDTREQMYPTLRTTSPYAYATGDLAGLARLGRGAGCLSTTGLPYRDLS from the coding sequence ATGCGCCTGTCGCTCCGCGCACTCGCCGCCGCCCTCGCGCCCGTCGCGCTGGTGGCCGCGGCCTCCGTCGCCGCCCCGCAGGCCGCCAGCGGGGCCACGACCTCGTACAAGCTCGCCTACGCCAGCCTCCCCAACGGCACCAAGCCGGTCCTGCGCTGGAACCCGTGCCAGACCGCCATCACCTGGAAGGTGAACCTCGCCTCGGTGCCGGCTGCCTCGCGCACCACCGTGCTGAACGAGACGAAGTCCGCGGTCGCCCGGATCTCCACGGCGACCCGGATCCGGTTCTCATACAAGGGCACCACCAGCGAGGTGCCGCAGCCGGGCTCGGCCGCCAAGCAGTCCGCCGAGATCATCATCGCGTGGACCACGCCGGCCAAGACCCGCTACTCCCTCACCGGCGCCACTGCCGGCCAGGGCGGCTTCAGCTACGCCTGGGCCTCGCGCTGGGTCAACGGCCGGACCACCTACACGTATGCCGCGCAGCGCGGCTTCGTCGTCCTCGACACCCCGCAGGCGTTCGCGCAGCTGCGCGGCGGCTTCGGGTCGGGGCTGCGGCGCACCAACCTGCTCATGCACGAGCTCGGCCACGTCATGGGGCTGCAGCACGTCAGCGACACGCGCGAGCAGATGTACCCGACGCTGCGCACCACGTCTCCGTACGCGTACGCCACCGGTGACCTGGCCGGCCTGGCCAGGCTCGGTCGTGGCGCGGGCTGCCTGAGCACCACGGGCCTGCCGTACAGGGACCTCAGCTAG
- a CDS encoding helix-turn-helix domain-containing protein translates to MSVEVEGVQAPVLHTPTEAAEWCHISVGTLNHLRLHGRFAPAVRIGKRCFWMPKDLLDWLEANKEST, encoded by the coding sequence ATGAGCGTGGAAGTGGAGGGGGTGCAGGCACCGGTCCTGCATACTCCCACGGAGGCGGCCGAGTGGTGCCACATCAGCGTCGGGACGCTGAACCACCTGCGGCTGCACGGTCGGTTCGCACCCGCTGTGAGGATCGGCAAGCGTTGCTTCTGGATGCCGAAGGACCTGCTCGACTGGCTTGAGGCGAACAAGGAGTCGACGTGA
- a CDS encoding FtsK/SpoIIIE domain-containing protein yields MSSPKGPMFGSDEPIPMLLEAVVLLVGFAVRSVFRLIRFAIRRPRVASAAAAVVALDRYAGHIAVLTLFGVLVVGLGVWRMARPDSYSVRIRPRLRAAWVRATYPRKWRGIASRVGLVVHDNTGSDARWVHGALKDVKVTPAGVVRLRIVIPTGLTLDDYTRRADALAVAFEVREARVTRAGTGSVWVELHRTDVLKATIAPLPTPPGDQVDLAGVPVGRHEDGTPWQFNLHGTHVLIAGATGAGKGSVLWSLLRGLAPAINDGWVQVWAIDPKGGMELRPGLPLFSRFEDSTPEAMCDLLEDLVAVMDRRAKTLASRGVRKHEPWVRDPHILAVIDELATLTAFAERDTVRRIDRALGLLLTKGRAVGITVLAAVQDPGKDVVGWRDLFPTRVAMRLDNPIQVDMVLGEGARDVGATADHISELTPGVAFVRVEGTRAIRRVRASYLTDEDIADLARTVTASPALSAPRPPKPVDPLDAFNPDRAPAPPEPAAPAASPAPPRQRKPRKPRARAAASTTSTTHGEETS; encoded by the coding sequence ATGAGTTCGCCCAAGGGACCAATGTTCGGCAGCGACGAGCCGATCCCGATGCTGCTAGAAGCGGTGGTGCTGCTGGTCGGGTTCGCGGTCCGTTCCGTGTTTCGGCTGATTCGGTTCGCGATCCGTCGGCCCCGCGTCGCCTCGGCCGCCGCAGCGGTGGTGGCGCTGGACCGGTACGCCGGTCACATCGCGGTGCTGACGCTCTTCGGAGTGCTCGTCGTCGGGCTGGGGGTGTGGCGGATGGCGCGGCCGGATTCATACTCTGTTCGCATCCGTCCACGGCTCCGTGCGGCATGGGTGCGGGCGACGTACCCGCGCAAGTGGCGTGGCATCGCCTCCCGGGTCGGGCTCGTCGTCCACGACAACACCGGCTCTGACGCCCGCTGGGTCCACGGTGCGCTGAAGGACGTGAAGGTCACGCCCGCAGGGGTCGTGCGGCTGCGGATCGTCATCCCGACCGGGCTCACCCTGGACGACTACACCCGCAGGGCCGACGCGTTGGCCGTGGCGTTCGAGGTCCGCGAGGCACGAGTGACCCGGGCCGGCACGGGATCGGTCTGGGTCGAGCTGCACCGCACCGATGTCCTCAAAGCCACCATCGCCCCGCTACCGACCCCGCCTGGAGACCAGGTGGACCTCGCCGGGGTCCCGGTCGGACGTCACGAGGACGGAACACCGTGGCAGTTCAACCTGCACGGCACCCACGTCCTCATCGCGGGCGCGACCGGGGCAGGCAAGGGCTCCGTGCTGTGGTCGCTCCTGCGCGGCCTGGCCCCGGCCATCAACGACGGCTGGGTCCAGGTGTGGGCCATCGACCCCAAAGGCGGCATGGAACTCCGACCCGGCCTGCCGCTGTTCTCTCGGTTCGAGGACTCCACCCCGGAGGCCATGTGCGACCTCCTCGAGGACCTCGTCGCGGTGATGGACCGCCGTGCCAAGACCCTCGCGTCCCGAGGGGTGCGCAAGCACGAGCCGTGGGTGCGGGACCCGCACATCCTCGCGGTGATCGACGAGCTGGCCACGCTTACTGCGTTCGCCGAACGCGACACCGTCCGCCGGATCGACCGGGCCCTCGGACTTCTGCTGACCAAGGGGCGAGCCGTGGGGATCACGGTGCTGGCGGCGGTGCAGGACCCGGGCAAGGACGTCGTTGGCTGGCGCGACCTGTTCCCGACCCGGGTCGCGATGCGCCTGGACAACCCGATCCAGGTCGATATGGTCCTCGGCGAAGGAGCCCGCGACGTGGGTGCCACGGCCGACCACATCAGCGAACTCACTCCCGGGGTCGCGTTCGTTCGGGTCGAGGGCACTCGCGCCATCCGCCGCGTGCGCGCCTCGTACCTGACCGACGAAGACATCGCCGACCTAGCCCGCACCGTCACCGCATCACCGGCCCTGTCGGCCCCGCGACCGCCGAAGCCGGTCGACCCGCTCGACGCGTTCAACCCCGACCGGGCCCCAGCTCCACCCGAGCCCGCTGCGCCAGCGGCATCCCCAGCACCCCCGAGGCAGCGGAAGCCACGCAAGCCACGGGCCCGCGCAGCCGCATCGACCACGTCGACTACCCACGGGGAGGAGACCTCATGA
- a CDS encoding plasmid replication, integration and excision activator, translated as MAIKQRMPVRFEDVFPAGAFFRGEVTAVEDFDLIQRAKAEGREPGDVQVRDKETGLRVWEFRVVDLDEEAPKGQGDIVVKIASEQQPVPPPRVDGLPMRPVELVGLTLTGWIDDRGSRAKLAWSFRAEGMRAPGAKQSTGSTGKPPSSGSDKDAA; from the coding sequence GTGGCGATCAAGCAGCGGATGCCGGTTCGGTTCGAGGACGTCTTCCCGGCGGGGGCGTTCTTTCGTGGAGAGGTGACGGCTGTCGAGGACTTCGACCTGATCCAGCGGGCGAAGGCCGAGGGCAGGGAGCCGGGGGACGTTCAGGTCCGAGACAAGGAGACGGGTCTGCGGGTCTGGGAGTTCCGGGTGGTCGACCTGGACGAGGAGGCGCCGAAGGGTCAGGGCGACATCGTCGTGAAGATCGCGTCCGAGCAGCAGCCGGTGCCCCCGCCGCGGGTCGACGGCCTGCCGATGCGGCCAGTCGAGCTGGTAGGGCTGACCCTGACGGGCTGGATCGATGACCGGGGGAGCCGGGCGAAGCTGGCGTGGTCCTTCCGTGCAGAGGGCATGCGTGCCCCCGGTGCAAAGCAGTCGACCGGCTCGACGGGCAAGCCGCCCTCGTCGGGTTCTGACAAGGATGCCGCGTGA
- a CDS encoding site-specific integrase → MILKRPNGKWRVKVKFRGVIVADRTFERRGDAVRWEMEQKRLLQSGEFVAPAAGRITVLALTGVRLGELRGLRVRDVVDVPYPALVEKRSIPQSGRTSAPIERATTKSGRSRLVPLSAPMQPVVASWVEGREPDDLLFPAPEGGYLRAQNWRRAVHWNETSRGRRPHDLRHTAASLWIAAGIDIKTVSAWLGHSTAKLTLDTYGHLMGTDADRAALERVNRALGGLTGARADVSGKQSGSDNGSASL, encoded by the coding sequence GTGATCCTCAAGCGCCCCAACGGGAAATGGCGAGTCAAGGTCAAGTTCCGCGGTGTGATCGTGGCAGACCGAACCTTCGAGCGGCGCGGCGATGCCGTTCGTTGGGAGATGGAGCAGAAACGGCTGCTGCAGTCCGGTGAGTTCGTGGCGCCAGCAGCGGGCCGGATCACCGTCCTGGCGCTGACCGGCGTGAGGCTCGGGGAACTCCGCGGCTTGCGCGTTCGGGACGTGGTCGACGTGCCTTATCCGGCGCTGGTGGAGAAGCGTTCGATACCCCAATCGGGTCGTACCAGCGCACCGATCGAACGGGCCACGACGAAGAGTGGCCGGTCACGGCTGGTGCCGCTTTCCGCGCCCATGCAGCCAGTGGTCGCGAGCTGGGTCGAGGGCCGTGAGCCTGATGATCTGCTGTTCCCGGCTCCTGAGGGCGGCTACCTCCGAGCCCAGAACTGGCGACGTGCGGTCCACTGGAACGAGACATCACGGGGACGTCGCCCCCACGACCTCCGCCACACCGCGGCAAGCTTGTGGATCGCGGCAGGGATCGACATCAAGACGGTCTCCGCGTGGCTGGGTCACTCCACCGCGAAGCTGACGCTGGACACCTACGGCCACCTCATGGGGACGGATGCCGACAGGGCTGCTCTGGAGCGGGTCAACCGCGCACTAGGGGGCCTCACGGGGGCCCGAGCCGACGTTTCGGGGAAACAGAGCGGGAGCGACAACGGCAGTGCAAGCCTCTGA
- a CDS encoding GntR family transcriptional regulator has translation MLELGQVDKTSDKPAFKQIAEEVRAAVTTGRLEPGDRVPSESQLMEHFGVARMTVRQALADLRAEGLLVAEHGRGVFVRERPVVRRVASDRFARRHREDGQAAFLAEADGVGVPSVDQLAVGAEPASPAIREVLALPVRAKVVARRRRYLMDGRPVELAESFVPQVIAGGTKIAESDTGPGGIYARLEELGHQLAEFSEEVAARMPTPEERRRLQLPAGTPVLTVRRIAYDTAGTPVEMTDTVKAAPSYVLEYRFPAN, from the coding sequence ATGTTGGAACTCGGCCAGGTCGACAAGACCTCGGACAAGCCTGCCTTCAAGCAGATCGCCGAAGAGGTGCGCGCGGCGGTCACCACCGGCCGACTTGAGCCCGGCGACAGGGTTCCTTCTGAGTCTCAGCTCATGGAGCACTTCGGTGTAGCGCGCATGACCGTTCGTCAGGCTCTGGCCGACCTGCGCGCTGAGGGGCTATTGGTTGCCGAGCACGGCCGGGGCGTCTTCGTAAGAGAGCGGCCCGTTGTGCGGCGCGTCGCATCTGATCGCTTTGCTCGGCGGCATCGTGAAGACGGTCAAGCGGCGTTTCTTGCTGAGGCGGACGGCGTCGGCGTCCCTTCGGTGGATCAGCTTGCGGTGGGCGCGGAGCCGGCCTCCCCCGCGATCCGTGAAGTTCTTGCCTTGCCCGTGCGAGCGAAAGTCGTGGCTCGTCGACGGCGCTACCTGATGGACGGGCGGCCCGTGGAGCTGGCGGAGTCCTTCGTTCCACAGGTCATCGCAGGCGGGACGAAGATCGCTGAGAGCGACACGGGCCCCGGTGGTATCTATGCGCGCCTCGAGGAGCTGGGGCATCAACTCGCTGAGTTCTCCGAGGAGGTGGCGGCGCGTATGCCCACCCCCGAGGAGCGTCGCCGGCTGCAGCTGCCCGCTGGAACGCCGGTTTTGACGGTGCGTCGTATCGCGTACGACACGGCGGGGACACCCGTGGAGATGACGGACACGGTTAAGGCGGCGCCTAGTTACGTCTTGGAGTACCGCTTCCCGGCCAATTGA
- a CDS encoding nuclear transport factor 2 family protein: MAPVAAAVLAGAVGAAGGYAIGHREPPQGLASPKVEAVVDGALAALGRGDFTTFGSYFAPDAVYEEPGPGAAPVTGRARIVEVNRSLYGMGARYHRTGAILQRGHVVSYAVSCPGCPGADEEIDIAVLDDQLRFVHYWMIEGGG; encoded by the coding sequence GTGGCTCCGGTCGCGGCGGCGGTGCTGGCGGGGGCCGTCGGGGCCGCGGGCGGGTACGCCATCGGTCACCGCGAGCCGCCGCAGGGACTGGCCTCGCCCAAGGTCGAAGCCGTCGTGGACGGGGCGCTCGCAGCCCTGGGCAGGGGTGACTTCACGACGTTCGGGTCCTACTTCGCCCCCGACGCCGTCTACGAGGAGCCCGGCCCGGGCGCTGCTCCCGTCACAGGCCGTGCACGCATCGTCGAGGTGAACCGCAGCCTGTACGGCATGGGCGCCCGGTACCACCGGACCGGCGCGATCCTGCAGCGTGGCCACGTCGTGTCGTATGCCGTGAGCTGCCCAGGGTGCCCCGGCGCAGACGAGGAGATCGACATCGCGGTCCTCGACGACCAGCTGCGGTTCGTCCACTACTGGATGATCGAGGGCGGCGGCTGA
- a CDS encoding NUDIX hydrolase: protein MSDSPRHSVSVAAAIFDDSGENVLLIKRRDNGRWEPPGGVLELEETIEDGLRREVREETGAEIQVGPLTGVYKNMAGGIVALVFAARSATEPQSDTAEAFAVRWVPLSEIDGLMTPAYSTRIRDALGSHAGRPTVRSHDGRNLLPRSTMGDRT, encoded by the coding sequence ATGAGCGATAGCCCACGCCACTCCGTGAGCGTTGCGGCGGCGATCTTCGACGACTCCGGAGAGAACGTCCTATTGATCAAGCGCCGCGACAATGGCCGCTGGGAGCCACCTGGAGGCGTGCTCGAACTAGAGGAGACAATCGAGGACGGCCTCCGCCGCGAGGTTCGCGAGGAAACGGGGGCGGAGATCCAAGTCGGACCACTAACCGGCGTATACAAGAACATGGCTGGTGGCATCGTCGCCCTAGTCTTCGCAGCCCGGAGCGCCACAGAGCCGCAGTCGGATACCGCAGAGGCTTTCGCCGTCCGATGGGTGCCATTGAGCGAGATTGACGGCCTGATGACGCCTGCATACTCCACGCGCATCCGCGACGCGCTTGGTTCCCACGCCGGACGACCTACAGTCAGAAGCCACGACGGACGAAACCTGCTTCCGCGCTCCACCATGGGGGACCGGACGTGA
- a CDS encoding WhiB family transcriptional regulator, translated as MNGTKATTEAVLAARPDLRHTLARIGQEGKCVASSHPQAWFVSGSGYFNARNRARTLCDGCPVLAECRDYALAAGEEYGVWGGLCEVDRAVLRQGATARERDLLKTRQHPFDLFTLQDAG; from the coding sequence ATGAACGGCACCAAGGCGACCACCGAAGCTGTCCTCGCCGCCCGACCGGACCTGCGACACACGCTGGCCCGCATCGGGCAGGAGGGCAAGTGCGTCGCGTCATCACACCCGCAGGCATGGTTCGTCAGCGGCTCCGGCTACTTCAACGCCAGGAACCGAGCCCGCACCCTCTGTGACGGGTGCCCAGTGCTGGCCGAGTGCCGCGACTACGCCCTCGCGGCTGGGGAGGAGTACGGCGTCTGGGGTGGCCTGTGCGAGGTCGACCGGGCCGTCCTGCGACAGGGCGCCACCGCAAGGGAGCGGGACCTGCTCAAGACCCGCCAGCACCCCTTCGACCTGTTCACCCTCCAGGACGCGGGCTGA